The Candidatus Hydrogenedentota bacterium DNA segment GCTGCCTCGTCGCTGAGCACTTCGTGTCCAATAAAATAGATAGGGCGCGCACCGATGGGACTTGATAGTTGCCCTATCAGGAGGCGGCTCAATGGGGGATTGTGCATGCGATGCAGCGCAACGGCATCATTCCCGCGCAAGATCTCGTCGAATACGGTGCACGACAGTGGTGGCATAATGTAGCCGACCGGATCGTGCCACCAGAGAGTTCGGAGCGATCGTATGGGGGCATCTGGAAATGCCGGCCAGTTGTGGCCCGTCGCCCATGCATAGGATTTGGTACCCCACCACGCCGCGCAATAGAACCCTTCAAACAGAGCAATGCCAAGGCATAGCACCACCCAGACCCGCGGGAGATACGTCCACGGTCGAACAATCCGCGGCCGCATTCGGACAATCCACGCGGTCAGCCAAAAAAAGCAGGGCAATCCCAGTCCGTAGACCCAATAACTATACCGTGCCCGGCCGGCCCCCGGAAGAATAATGAACCCAGCAACGCAAATCGCCAGCAAGGGCCAAAGATGGGCTCCAAACCAGGAACGGACACCCTTGCTGCGCCAATAACGAACTAAACTCACGGCCGATGCAGCCAGCGCAATGCCAATAGCCGGAAGGCATCCGAAAAGCCATAAGTAACCAATCCCGCCGTACCAGTTGCTGTGGTCGCGGATGCTCTTCGGCCATTCCGTGATCTTCTCGCCGATTCCGCCCTGAAGCCAGAGTTTCTGAGGAGAGAACGCCCGGTCGGACTCCTCGCTATCGACAACTTTGGCGCTTGGAAAGAGTTCCTTGCCGTTGAACGTGACCTTGAGTGGCCAGACCGGATTTCCGGTTAAGACGAAGTTTCTTGTGTGCCAGTAACCTCCTACGCAATAGGAAGTCATCAGCACGAGAGCCAGAACCCCGGCACACCTCAAGAAGAGTTTGAACGAAGGATGCTGTTCTTGATGTGTGTTGCCCTCAGCAGAAGCCCCTCCCGCTTGTAGCCGGACGAGCCGAATGACCAGAGCTATTGACAATAAGAACAAGGCGGCCCATGTCAACACGTACAGGACGATACCCGAGGGTTTTGCTCCAAGCATAAGCCCCATGGCCGCTCCCAGGGGGAATGCGTCGCTGACAGCGAGCTGGCGTGAGGCAATACGGCGAAGAAAGTGCACACATCCAGCAAATACAGCCAGGACGCAAGCAGCGAATGCGCAATCGACTTTTGTTGTTGCTGACTGTTGTATCGTCACGGGAAGCAGGACAAAGGCGGCCCCAGACATGCAGGAGAGGGCCGTGCCGCAATCCAGCGCCCGCGCCAGGTATATAAGGCTGAATACGGCCATTGGGACATAGAACAGGTTGACCGTGTTCACCATGTTCGTGTTTCTCGTGGCCTGTACGATTACAAAGCTGAATGCCTCGGTCCCCATGGGAAAAGCATTCATTATGTTCGTGATCCCATTCAGCCACATATCAATACCTTCTGTGCCCAAGGCGAGTCCCGTGGAAATGGCGTGTACCCGCCCGTCCAGGCTCCAGAAATGAATGGGAGGGATGTGGTAAGCGGGACCATCCCATGACATGTCCGGTTTCAGATAGGCCTGGATGCACAAGAAGAAGTACAGGGCTATCGAGCTTCCCAAGAAGAGCGCAGCAAGAATTCGAACGCACTGCGTCTCCGTAGTATCCCGTTGGGGCCGCACTTGGCCCGCGGCGTGCCCGATTCGAACTGCAAGGGCCCCGACAGCCGCCGCAATGATCAAGACAGCGCAAGCAAACGATTGAGTAAACGGTACATGAACTAGGCCGGTGCCGAGCGTCAGGGCTTGAACCGCACCGAAAAACACCGAGCAACCGGAGACAATAGCGAATGAATTGTCGACGAACGTTCTCAGAGTCTCCCAGACAACACCACGGAACAGGCCGGCTTTGAAACTCATGCGCATGTCTCTTAAAGGCTTCCCTCGCCGGAAAACGAATAGCGCTTTCCGACACAGCAGACCCAATCCTCTGGTTGCCCCGCAGCAAGAGTCATCGTTTCGCCCTCCATCCTATCGACGTCTACAGACGGGAATTGGAGACGTCACTATGATCCACGTTCGCCTGTCTGCCGAGGAGCGCAAACACCCCCGCGAGGAGCAGTTCCGTCACGCTCACAATCACACGAATCAAAACGGCGCCCACGACTACCGCGGGCCTGGGAAGAAACGCCGGCAGCACCAGGTACAGGACTCCTTCGGTGACCCCGATGCCTCGCGGTGCGAAAAAGGCCGCCATGCCGATAAGCCCGGCCGCGAAAAACGTACCCGTTGTCACAAAATAGTATGAGAAATCGATCGGGGCCAGTGCCCTCAAGAGCAGGAAAAAGGCTAGTCCGTGAATGAGGCATCCCAGGCACTTTGCTGCAACGAAACACATCATGATGGGAAAAGAAGGGAACTGCTCGAGGGGAGGGCGGCCCGCCTTACAAAACAGGAAGTTCACAGCCGGTTTGAGAATGGGAGGGTAGAGGGTGAGCAAAAAGAAGGGAGTCAAGGCCAGGGCAGTATACCGGACAAACGGAGGTACAAGCCCTCTTGCTCCAACGACGCCAGCCAGCACGACCAGGCAGGCGCCGGCACACGAAGATACGTAGTCAACCCCCATAGCCATGGATACTGCCCGCTTCGAGTGACTGCTGTAGGCCTTGAAACGCATCAGTACTAACGCCACCTTGCCCGGCACATAACGCCCGAGCCGCGAATAGAAATACGCGTTTCCAGACTCGAGCCACGGCATCCGAACGCCAAATGAAGCCGCGATAAACATCCAGTTCGCGAACTGCGTCAAATGTCCCAGGAGAGCGCAGATAAAGGCAAGCACGAAGTCCCTGGGCTCTAGCGTGAAGTCCTCGGCTCTGAGTCGCAGCAGGCTGCTGCCCATCGCGTACCCGACAATGACGAGCACGGCCGCCAGAACGGCCCGCCACAGCCATTTGGACTCCCACAGTCTCCGAAACACCTATTGCTCCTTCTTGAACGCCGCGGCGATCGTCTGGTAGCACCACGGACGAGGAAACGGAACCAGTCCGAATGGGGACTGGATTCCGCCTGAATAGAGCTTGATATTCACGAAACCAGCGCGTTCCATCATGCGGATCAGCCATCGTTGCGGGTACAGACAGAGATGATCCTGTGCATAGAAATGCTTGCGGGACAACGTCAGCGTCAAGAGACGCTCCCACGGGGAATTTGGATTGGGTGTGGAC contains these protein-coding regions:
- a CDS encoding class I SAM-dependent methyltransferase, with the protein product FDAIHAGELLEHLEHPMGFLRNCLATLRPGGILVLSTPNPNSPWERLLTLTLSRKHFYAQDHLCLYPQRWLIRMMERAGFVNIKLYSGGIQSPFGLVPFPRPWCYQTIAAAFKKEQ